attatatctcTAGAGCTCGCGGATAGCGTAAGTGGGACTGAGCAAAATAACAACAAAGTATGTTTTGGTCGAGGAGAAAGAGGTAACTAACTCTACGAAGCACAAGTTCTATTCGAATATTCAATGCGCTCGAAAGATTTGATGGCCTACAGAGAGCAGAACCTAATTTATCCAACAAAACCTGAAGAGAACTGGACCGCGGCGTCAAAGCAAaggatgacaatgatatTCAGATTAACAGTGCAAGCTCAGTTCATTTCTAATTCGTTTCTAGCGGCGCCGACTATTTCCGATGGCCGCTGGATGGGTAGCACCCCAAAGACTTGGAATATTTGTGCATGTGATTTTTAACGTCTCTTGTTACGTTTACAGAGACGCTGTACAGACAAAGACATCTGATCAAGTTTCCAAACTACTATTACCAGACTCTTTGTCCAGCACAATGCTCTCTTATTTTTATGCGATGTGAACAATGCTTCATATTCTAGTCAGAGTTGTCTAGTAAAAAAGAGGGATAAAACCTTGTTCATTCTGTTACAAGAACCATAAAGATAATAGAAACTTTGGATACCTATATAAAGGCAAATCGATCCAGCTGTACAAAGTCAAATCAACTCAACAGTCCTATTCCAAAGCATCTTGTCTCGTTGCAAACCACCATTTCCAGAAGCAATCATCATTCAACCACGCACCACTACAGACTCTACAATCATGTGCAAGTTCATGGAACTTGAGTTCTCCTGCTCCACTGCAGACAACCCGCATCGGCTGGAAACTCCAGGGTTTCTCCCTTGTGACGATTTTCAGAGCTGTGTAGTTGAACTGGTCACCCTCAAAAAGCCAGACCCGGAGAAAGGGTCGAACTCACGAGTATTAGTGCGACACTACGAGATTGTCAAAATCGATGGCGATTGCCAGAAGTGCGCTGAGAGAAAGACCAAACTCATACAGAACGAAGAAAGAATCTTCCTAGAACTCAAGAAAGAGTCAGAAGACAGGAACATGCTTCCAGAAGGCCTCGCGAAGGATAGTCAGGAAAAATTTGTAGAGGTCGAAAACCCGAACCAAACCCACCAAAACAAGACTGACAATCAGCTTGAAACCATCTGTGCCTCTGGACCTTGTCAAAGCCTCGCTATTGTTTCCTCTGATGGGCAACAAGGCATGTTCTGCAAGAGACATACCTGTAGCGCTACCGAATGGGACTGTCTCTTGGATATCTCAACTACTCGTATCAATGCCCAGCCTTCGATTTACTGCCCTGCGCATACTTGCAACAGACTTCGCTGCGGTCTTCGCATTGCAGATCTCTCGACTCTTTACTGTACCAGGCACCAAACAGAGATCTACATGAAGTTTGCCTCTCTTCAGTAAACCCAGAGCTGAAGCTTTTGAATTGGGCTGAGAATGGTTTGAAATTCGTCAAGGGTCGAGATCTGGATACAGCTAAGAAAGTAAGTAGTAAGTAGTAAGAGTAGCGTCAGTTACTGTTGTAATGCTAGGAACATACTGTTATGGTCACcgctcttctttttttcaaAGATTGATAGTATATTACCACATATGTCCTGGTCAATATTCTCAAAATGTTTTGTAGTCATAGTGATGTGAAAGTGTTTTCGTTGTTCTCATAGACGTCCTAAACTCCAAATTCCGttccccccccccccccagcCTCAAGATCTAGATCATGtccatccatatccattccCTCAACCAATATCATTCCTTGGAACTTTCTACAAagtctccttcttctcctcactCTTGTCACCTTCCTCCTCAATCTCAACAGATCCAACGGCAGCTTCCAGGccaccttcttcttggttcGCGTCCTCAAGCTTCTTAGCAGTTGACAAGAAGTACTCAGCCACATCGTTCTTGTGGTTGAAGTAGGCCAGGTCCAGAGGAACGTAGTTCTGCTCGTTTGCAAGCGCGGGAGAAGCACCCTGCTCCAGGAGCAACTTGATGACGTCGAGATGGCCGCCTAGAGCCGCCCAGTGAAGACCAGTGTTTCCGGCTTCGTTTGCCTCATCCAAGAAGGCTTGCTTCTGCTCCTTTGGTCGGTTCTCGAAGTATTGGATGAGCTGGCGGACGATTTCTAGAAACTGTTAGTTTGATATTGCACCACTACTGGGGATCTGGACTTTCGACTCTATAATTTCTAAAGATTCCAGATCCTGCGTATTCTCATTTCATACCTAGATGACCATTTCCCGTTGCCATATGCAAGCATGTAGACTTGTTGGAAGCATCTTGAGCAGCTGCAACAATCTCAGCAGGGCTGGCGTTCTCTCGCTCAGCCAGAGCCTTGATAGACTCTATCAGGTCCCCCTGCTCTCCTGCTCGGGAAAAGTAAATGAGATCATCGATCTCGTCCTCTGTGAGTTTGGGGGCCATGATGATGCGATTGAATGATTCAATGTCGAGAATATAAAATTTTGTGAAGATGAGGGGACTGTGTGGGTAGATACCCCGCTATTTTCGCACGGTGTGGGGTGCGTCGAGACGCAGGGTAGGCAGTTTTTGATGGCCATTTTACACATATGAGCATGGCAAGCGGTCATGCTACTGTCTAAAGTAGGTTATTTACAGAAAGCGTCGATTCATTATTCGTGCCTGAAAGATAGTCTCATCAATTTTGCGCCCAAATCACAACACATCACTAATCAATGCCTCGCCAATCTCACCATCAAGCCATGAGAATAGATCCCCAGATTCATCCAGCCACTCAATCTCAGCCTTTACCCCAAGGACCAGCATCAGTTGTAGTTCGTGCGCGGATTCTGACACTTCGGCCTCATTGTGAGAATGGTTGGCTATCTTCTTTAGCGTCGAGATTGCTGCGTTTCTTTCTCTCGTACTCATATAAGAAACAGGGTTTCGACATGAGGTAGAGGTGATGGACGACCGACTGAGTGTGGCGGCAACCGAATCACCAGTATAATCCCGAAAGAGATGCGTTGATTTAATACCAAGCCATTGTAGTGTTTCGGTGCCGAGATCGGATTCATGGCTGAGCCTGTCGGATCCGTATTGGTAGCACTGCCGAATCTTGACTCCGTCAGGGTCGTAGTCGAACAATCCCAAGATTGGTAGCTGTGGATATCTTGTGCTGACAAAGTTCAGAAAAGAACGAGTCGTCAGGTCTGGATACCCTTTTGCCTGCCTCGATAAGTCCACGTCTCAAGAGATCTGACAAATACATACAGTGACAAGTACGCCGGGGCCAGATAGAGACACCCTCCAGAATTGAGAGGAGCAGAGTGATCTGAAGACGGCCTTGACAGAAGATAAGCATTTAAACGTTTGAAGCAATGAAACGCAGTCTTACATCCTTTTCCACTACCAGAATCTATCTGGTATCGTAGATGTTAACGCCAGAAATTGACTGCACAGATGGGATGGCTACTCCCTACTCCAATTAGACTGTGGTAAATGACAGCACATCAGGTTTGACCTACTAGGTCTCCTAAACAAGGGTTCAGCGTGCTGCCGTCTTGGAGACCGATTGTCAGCGGCCCAGCTAGTACACCTTTTGAAGCTGCAACCTGCTATAGTAAGCAGTCATGCTTCGTAGAATTCAACCGAGGGGGGCGCGCACAATGTTCAAGTCTCCACGGCTGATACCAAGCGTGAACGCGATATCATCAACAAGCTCGTCTACCTCTCTTTGCTTCTCGAAGAggtcttggtgttggtaGAAGATATGGCTAGAGCCATTAGTAAGTATCCGCCTGCTTTCGGACAGAGCCAactaaccgcttggttaggACTGTGCCAGATACAAGGGCATCATGTGAAAGCTGAAGGATTAGAAGTATGCGCGCTGCTCATGTCAGCCAAGAAATAGGCAGGcgctatataatattaccgAACTTGATGGCCTCTTGCTTGTTACGACCGGGGAAGTGAACCTGCTCTGAAGTCGCATTGGAAGCCCGACGAGCAGACTTCCTAGTACAGAATGCAATCGACAACTCTTGGCCTGCAGCTAAGGCATCGATGACCTGCTCGAGGATGCCCTCGATGCGAGCCACAACTGCTCCGACATTCGTATTGTGAGATATCGTATTCGTATCACTGTCATTGACTGTCACTGATGATGGGAGGTCAGTCTGGCGTCTTTGGGACAATTCTGGTATAGCAATTGTTTGAGTaatgtcttgttcttcatcCATGTCCCCTGAATCGTCAGAAAGGCCAACTCGGTAGTAGTGATGCTGTGAAGCTCTTCGAGAGATACAAAGTATTGTCCGAATACGCAGATGATGTCTTTTGTGGATGGTTGTCTTGTGTAGATGCAACCAATCCCGCGCGTGGCCGAATTGACTTTCAGGGGCTTGACCGCCAAGGCCGGGGCATTTTAATGTCCCTGGCCCCGTACCGGGCAAGTGCTACCGGCAGTCCGCGGCCCATTCTTCTAGCCCAAACTGCTTAATTCCGGTTCCGTGTCAGTTTAGTTTAAAGCATGTGCTTCTGGCATGATTTGGCTTTGACAAGGGGTTTATTTCAACATCACTCCACTACTACTCAATCGATTAACTTTACTCTTGTGTTCTATTGAGAACCTTTGCACTTCTCCAATCATGGTCGCCAACTCCAGTGGACTTGACGCTAGCGCGCTAAAGTCACGTAAGCGCGCTGCTGACTCTGAGTCCGAACCACTATTGAAACAGGGCCAGCCATTCCCTAAGCAGCCGCGCATCGGTTCAGAGTTGGACAAGACACGATGGAGGCTCAAGGACGACGACAGCCGCCACACGTGGCACTACCTTGAGGACGATGATGCTGCAAAGGAATGTCCCCAGAGTTATGCTGAAAAGTGGTACTTGAACCAGTCCTTGGTGCGTGCCCATTGTCTGGGATCTCTTGTTAAACCGAAGCTAATATGGTCATGTAGGATCTTCCCGATCTTCCAAAACCCGAAAATCCTTTGGCGGCCGCCACTAATGGTCTTGACTTCTTCGAAAAACTTCAACTACCCAGCGGTCACTGGGGTTGCGAATATGGCGGTCCTATGTTTCTCTTGCCCAGTGTTGTCATCACCTGGTATGTCACCAGGACACCGATTCCCTCTTCGAAAGCGACAGCGATCTACAACTACATAGCCGCACGAGCGCATCCTGAGGATGGCGGCTGGGGTCTACATATCGAAGGTGAAAGCAGCGTTTTCGGAACCTTGATGAACTATGTAGCCCTTCGTCTTGTTGGAGTCGAGGCCGACGATCCTGTACTAGTCAAGGCCAGAGGCACTCTCCATAAGATGGGAGGAGCATTATATGCGCCGCACTGGGCAAAGTTCTGGATGGCTGTCCTGGGAGTGATGGACTGGGATGTTGTCAATCCTGTGCCACCAGAAATATGGCTACTTCCCGATTGGGTCCCTTTTGCGCCATGGCGATGGTGGATTCACATTCGAATGGTGTTTCTCCCGATGGGCTGGCTATACTCAAAGCGATGGAGTTGCGAAGAGACAGATGTTACCCGATCACTAAGGAAGGAGGTTTTCGTCGAAGACTACGCCAAGATCAAATGGACAAACCACCGCAACGACATTGGTGTTGTCGACAACTATCACCCCAAATCATGGCTACTCAACACGGCCAACTGGCTGATTGTCAATATCTGGAACCCTTATCTTCGACCCAATGTTCTGAAAGAAAAGGCCGAGGCCTGGTCGAGCAAGCAGGTTGATATGGAGGATGCCAACACTGACTATGCATGCTTGGCGCCTGTCAACGCCACCATGAACACAGTCATGTGCTACGCTCGAGACGGCCCGGATAATTACGGCGTTCAAAGGCACATTGAGCGACTTGAAGAGTTTCTTTGGGTCAAGGATGAGGGCATGTTGGTCAACGGCACTAACGGTGTCCAATGTTGGGATACAGCCTTTTTGATCCAAGCCGTGTTTGAAGCCGGCCTCCACAAGGATGAGAAGTGGAAGCCGATGTTAATGAAGTCGCTGCATTATCTGGAGAGACAGCAGATCCGAGAGGACTGTGTTGACCAGGATATTTGCTACCGTCAACCTAGAAAGGGTGGCTGGCCATTCAGTAACAAGGATCAGGGCTATGGTGTCAGTGACTGTATCTCTGAAGCAATGAAGGCCATCATCCTTTTGCAAAAGGTGGGAGGCCTTCCCGAAGTCCTTGAAGAACGAAGACTATTCGATGCCGTTGATACCCTGTTGCTATATCAGAATGAAAACGGTGGTATGTCGTCTTACGAAAAGCGACGAGGAGGCGAGTGGCTGGAAATGCTCAATGCCGCCGAGGTTTTTGGTCGTATTATGATCGAATACGACTACCCTGA
This Fusarium poae strain DAOMC 252244 chromosome 3, whole genome shotgun sequence DNA region includes the following protein-coding sequences:
- a CDS encoding hypothetical protein (BUSCO:51188at5125) — protein: MAPKLTEDEIDDLIYFSRAGEQGDLIESIKALAERENASPAEIVAAAQDASNKSTCLHMATGNGHLEIVRQLIQYFENRPKEQKQAFLDEANEAGNTGLHWAALGGHLDVIKLLLEQGASPALANEQNYVPLDLAYFNHKNDVAEYFLSTAKKLEDANQEEGGLEAAVGSVEIEEEGDKSEEKKETL
- a CDS encoding hypothetical protein (BUSCO:6874at5125) — encoded protein: MVANSSGLDASALKSRKRAADSESEPLLKQGQPFPKQPRIGSELDKTRWRLKDDDSRHTWHYLEDDDAAKECPQSYAEKWYLNQSLDLPDLPKPENPLAAATNGLDFFEKLQLPSGHWGCEYGGPMFLLPSVVITWYVTRTPIPSSKATAIYNYIAARAHPEDGGWGLHIEGESSVFGTLMNYVALRLVGVEADDPVLVKARGTLHKMGGALYAPHWAKFWMAVLGVMDWDVVNPVPPEIWLLPDWVPFAPWRWWIHIRMVFLPMGWLYSKRWSCEETDVTRSLRKEVFVEDYAKIKWTNHRNDIGVVDNYHPKSWLLNTANWLIVNIWNPYLRPNVLKEKAEAWSSKQVDMEDANTDYACLAPVNATMNTVMCYARDGPDNYGVQRHIERLEEFLWVKDEGMLVNGTNGVQCWDTAFLIQAVFEAGLHKDEKWKPMLMKSLHYLERQQIREDCVDQDICYRQPRKGGWPFSNKDQGYGVSDCISEAMKAIILLQKVGGLPEVLEERRLFDAVDTLLLYQNENGGMSSYEKRRGGEWLEMLNAAEVFGRIMIEYDYPECTTACVTALSLFNKYWPDYRTKEVKTLIRTAAEWIKSNQRPDGGWYGSWGICFTYAGMFALESMKHIGQTYATGENSRRGCDFLISKQRADGGWSESYKACETMKYVEHPSGSLVVQTAWALIGLMEAEYPHVEPLRRGIQLIMDRQQPNGEWLQEAIEGVFNKSCMISYPNYKFTFTIKALGMFANRFPEEKLVPSWAMAGNGIEKPQTDK